A single window of Gossypium arboreum isolate Shixiya-1 chromosome 13, ASM2569848v2, whole genome shotgun sequence DNA harbors:
- the LOC108462360 gene encoding LOW QUALITY PROTEIN: GDSL esterase/lipase At5g03980-like (The sequence of the model RefSeq protein was modified relative to this genomic sequence to represent the inferred CDS: inserted 1 base in 1 codon): MVFRQLDWMFNYFNTTCHGNKDCFKKNGKALFMVGEIGGNDYNYAFLQRKTIKEVKTMVPEVVETIKQATKRVIRYGATRLVVPGNFPIGCFPVYLTKYQTNNATAYDELHCLKXLNNFSIYHNDLLQKAIGELKEHPDVIVVYGDYYNAFLWLLSKGDVLGFDPTSLQKACCGIGGDYDYGLSSWCGDPKVPICENPNQRLSWDGVHLTQRAYELMATWLVRDMYPKLQCEYIVSYSSAV; the protein is encoded by the exons ATGGTATTTAG ACAACTTGACTGGATGTTTAACTATTTCAATACTACTTGTCATGGTAACAAAG ATTGCTTCAAGAAAAATGGAAAAGCTCTTTTCATGGTTGGGGAGATAGGAGGAAATGACTATAACTACGCCTTTTTGCAAAGAAAAACCATAAAAGAGGTTAAGACCATGGTGCCCGAGGTAGTTGAAACCATAAAACAAGCTACCAAA AGAGTTATCAGATATGGTGCTACTCGGTTAGTTGTTCCTGGAAACTTCCCCATAGGCTGCTTTCCTGTATATCTCACCaaataccaaacaaataatgcTACTGCTTATGATGAACTTCATTGTTTAA AGTTGAATAATTTTTCAATCTATCATAATGATCTTCTTCAAAAAGCTATTGGTGAGCTAAAAGAACATCCAGATGTAATCGTTGTCTACGGTGACTACTACAATGCATTCCTGTGGCTTTTGAGCAAGGGTGATGTGCTTG GTTTTGATCCAACATCATTGCAAAAAGCTTGCTGCGGAATTGGGGGAGACTACGATTATGGCTTATCAAGTTGGTGCGGAGATCCAAAAGTACCGATATGCGAAAACCCCAATCAACGGCTTAGTTGGGATGGAGTTCATTTGACACAAAGAGCATATGAGTTAATGGCAACATGGCTTGTACGGGACATGTATCCAAAACTTCAATGTGAATACATTGTTTCATATAGTTCTGCTGTCTAG
- the LOC108463369 gene encoding dynamin-related protein 4C-like has translation MGSNDEDDSGSIVVINDYEDSQPATPPMEQPMVVGAAAAQAPIISSYNDKIRPLLDVIDRLRLLNVMKEGIQLPTIVVVGDQSSGKSSVLESLAGVNLPRSQGICTRVPLIIRLQNHARPRPELYLEYNGKMVPVEEPQIATAINIATDEVAGSGKSISDIPLTLVVRKDGVPDLTMVDLPGITRVPVHGQPDNIYEQIRDIIMQYITPKESIILNVLSATVDFSTCESIRMSQQVDKNGERTLAVVTKVDRAPEGLADKVTADDVNIGLGYVCVRNRIGDESYEEARKEEARLFETNAHLSCIDKSIVGVHVLAEKLVQIQANAIAKCLPEIVKNISAKLDANVSELEKMPKALTSIADATQAMMRIIQAAKESLKKLLWRGEFEEYPEDNTKHGTARFVEMLNRFSDELHNCEESNLSKDFLTEEIKGLEEAKGIELPNFLPSEAFLRIFRRKVERISYLPIKFTEKCWDYIDNVVLSVLTRHLEMYYHLKVSAKGAAHNLVQKLREQSINRVKEIVEMEKLTAYTCNPDYMMEWNELMKQQEHFINQISGTNMCLRPCSVNLEGFGEIQVEHLRQHSNVSILQQAFGLKMRMVAYWKIFKELMGPDGHGIEMMLVESPAVVAKREKLKNSIKVLKESKDSVAKIMDRIVVYDAYLV, from the exons ATGGGTAGCAACGATGAAGATGATTCAGGGAGCATTGTTGTCATCAATGATTATGAAGATTCTCAACCAGCAACCCCTCCTATGGAACAACCTATGGTGGTGGGAGCAGCAGCAGCTCAAGCCCCAATTATTTCATCATACAATGACAAAATCCGACCTTTGCTTGATGTCATCGACAGGCTCAGGCTGCTCAATGTGATGAAAGAAGGCATACAGCTCCCCACAATTGTTGTGGTTGGAGACCAGTCATCAGGCAAGTCTAGTGTTCTTGAATCCTTGGCAGGTGTTAACCTTCCTCGTAGCCAGGGCATTTGTACCAGGGTACCTCTCATAATCAGGTTGCAGAACCATGCAAGGCCAAGGCCAGAGCTCTACTTGGAATACAATGGCAAAATGGTCCCAGTGGAGGAACCCCAGATTGCAACAGCCATAAACATTGCAACTGATGAGGTTGCGGGCTCAGGTAAGAGCATATCTGACATCCCTTTAACTTTAGTGGTGAGAAAGGATGGGGTTCCTGATCTTACCATGGTTGATCTTCCTGGAATTACCAGAGTTCCTGTCCATGGCCAGCCTGACAACATATATGAGCAGATCCGGGACATCATCATGCAGTACATAACACCGAAGGAAAGCATTATCCTTAATGTTCTGTCGGCTACGGTTGATTTTTCAACTTGTGAATCCATTAGGATGTCACAACAAGTGGACAAGAATGGTGAGAGAACTCTTGCTGTGGTTACTAAAGTAGATAGGGCCCCTGAAGGGCTTGCTGACAAGGTTACTGCAGATGATGTGAATATAGGACTTGGTTATGTTTGTGTTCGGAATCGGATTGGTGATGAATCCTATGAAGAAGCAAGGAAGGAAGAGGCTAGATTGTTCGAAACTAATGCACATTTGTCATGTATTGATAAATCAATTGTGGGTGTTCATGTTTTGGCTGAAAAGCTTGTCCAAATTCAAGCTAATGCAATTGCAAAGTGCTTGCCAGAGATTGTTAAAAACATTAGTGCAAAGCTGGATGCAAATGTTTCAGAGCTAGAGAAAATGCCAAAGGCCTTAACTTCTATTGCTGATGCCACTCAAGCTATGATGAGGATCATTCAAGCAGCTAAAGAATCCCTCAAGAAACTTCTTTGGAGAGGGGAATTTGAGGAATACCCCGAGGACAACACGAAGCACGGGACTGCACGGTTTGTCGAAATGCTGAACCGGTTCTCCGATGAGCTTCACAACTGCGAGGAAAGTAATCTGTCAAAAGACTTTTTAACAGAAGAGATCAAGGGTTTGGAAGAAGCTAAGGGGATCGAATTACCAAACTTCCTTCCCTCTGAAGCATTCCTTCGTATCTTTCGGCGAAAAGTCGAGAGGATATCGTATCTCCCTATCAAATTCACCGAAAAGTGTTGGGATTACATAGACAATGTGGTGCTGTCTGTTTTGACGCGCCACTTGGAAATGTATTATCACCTCAAGGTATCCGCGAAAGGAGCGGCTCACAACCTTGTTCAAAAGCTGAGGGAGCAATCAATCAATAGGGTGAAAGAGATTGTAGAAATGGAGAAGCTAACAGCCTATACATGTAACCCTGATTACATGATGGAGTGGAATGAGCTCATGAAGCAACAAGAACATTTCATAAACCAAATATCTGGAACAAACATGTGCTTGCGGCCTTGCAGTGTGAATCTCGAAGGTTTCGGGGAAATCCAAGTCGAACATCTCAGACAACACTCGAATGTTTCGATCCTGCAACAAGCTTTTGGCCTGAAGATGAGAATGGTTGCTTATTGGAAGATATTTAAG GAGCTGATGGGACCAGATGGACATGGGATAGAGATGATGCTGGTGGAATCTCCTGCCGTTGTTGCAAAGCGTGAGAAGCTTAAAAACAGCATCAAGGTGTTAAAGGAGTCCAAAGATAGTGTGGCCAAGATTATGGACAGAATTGTTGTTTATGATGCTTACTTGGTTTaa
- the LOC108462363 gene encoding uncharacterized protein LOC108462363 yields the protein MEELKNYGHQHPLLMLNEKQLIDNGNGVVDCSRCAEKVSAPCFSCVDCCGFYLHKTCAEAPLELNHPFHRHHPLVLLQNPPCTSDQRCFCDFCDETCEKFVYHCSCGLDFHIKCALFTFNIGERNLKELEHVALEDPSFSSKNDGGNLGNCFVCWEPLEIYTYFSLDCGFNLHKKCAELSLKLNHLCHRKHPLVLQFNSERLSCKTCQVTPERGLVYGCSPCKLAIHIDCASPVPVIEDKSHQHPFTLFWRRIPFICDACGIEGHHVAYTCGTCSIMVHKKCISLPRIIQHTLHVHRVFHTYFIPKEYFESLNCMMCHEVVDTELGSYFCADCDVIFHVNCALKEKEWYCIVSQENGDDKSRDKPVNSITKVLERNDAGEATVIEHCNHEHYLMLSDNIREHGDKCCDGCLLLISAKFYHCSRCDFFLHKSCAELPKMKVFSKHFCGEMQFFSGSKPFILSSNGMFKCVECGVLSNGFSYKCNECGNHMCLRCFALCLQDAVKIPGHKHPLLFYYDYEEQCSACGRDIIVAFCCKDCNFHLCGWCVLLPTTVKHKCDHHILTLTYDKINDYVKYHYCDICEEERIQSTGFTIAKLVTLVLMWIAHLENIHSSNSGAPSTMKTIHTLSLLSRRFITILNVINAVSLVTIFLLNV from the coding sequence ATGGAAGAGCTAAAGAACTATGGGCATCAACATCCACTGTTGATGTTAAATGAAAAGCAGTTGATTGACAATGGCAATGGAGTTGTTGATTGCTCAAGGTGTGCGGAGAAGGTGTCAGCTCCATGTTTTAGCTGTGTGGACTGCTGTGGGTTTTACCTCCACAAGACATGTGCCGAGGCACCTTTGGAGCTTAATCATCCTTTTCATCGCCACCATCCTCTCGTGCTTTTGCAGAATCCACCTTGCACTTCTGATCAAAGGTGCTTTTGCGATTTCTGTGATGAAACATGTGAGAAATTCGTTTACCATTGCTCTTGTGGCTTGGACTTTCACATTAAATGTGCTTTGTTTACATTTAATATTGGTGAAAGAAATTTGAAAGAGCTTGAGCATGTTGCCCTTGAGGATCCATCGTTTTCCTCTAAAAACGATGGTGGAAACCTCGGTAACTGCTTTGTGTGTTGGGAACCATTAGAAATTTATACATACTTCTCTCTTGATTGTGGGTTTAATCTGCATAAGAAGTGTGCTGAGCTTTCTCTCAAATTGAACCATTTGTGCCATCGCAAACATCCTCTTGTTCTGCAATTTAATAGTGAACGGCTTTCTTGCAAGACATGCCAAGTAACTCCAGAGAGAGGACTTGTGTACGGTTGTTCACCTTGTAAGTTGGCTATTCACATTGATTGTGCATCGCCAGTACCAGTTATTGAAGATAAAAGTCATCAACACCCATTCACCTTGTTTTGGAGACGAATTCCATTCATTTGTGATGCTTGTGGCATTGAAGGACACCATGTTGCCTATACATGTGGTACATGCAGTATTATGGTCCATAAAAAATGCATTTCATTGCCACGTATTATCCAACACACGTTGCATGTCCATCGTGTTTTTCACACGTATTTCATTCCCAAGGAATATTTTGAAAGTTTGAATTGCATGATGTGCCACGAAGTTGTCGATACAGAACTCGGTAGTTACTTCTGTGCAGATTGCGATGTTATATTCCATGTGAATTGTGCATTGAAAGAAAAGGAGTGGTATTGCATAGTTTCACAAGAAAATGGAGATGACAAGTCTCGTGATAAACCTGTTAACTCCATCACTAAGGTTCTTGAGAGGAATGATGCTGGAGAAGCCACAGTAATAGAACATTGCAATCATGAGCACTACTTGATGTTAAGTGACAATATCAGAGAGCATGGTGATAAATGTTGTGATGGGTGTTTGTTATTGATCTCCGCTAAGTTCTACCATTGCTCGCGGTGTGATTTCTTTCTTCATAAATCTTGTGCTGAATTGCCTAAGATGAAGGTTTTTTCAAAACATTTTTGTGGAGAAATGCAATTTTTTTCTGGATCAAAACCCTTCATCCTTAGTTCAAACGGCATGTTCAAATGTGTAGAATGCGGGGTTCTTTCTAATGGATTTTCTTATAAATGTAATGAATGTGGAAATCACATGTGCCTTCGATGTTTTGCTCTATGTCTCCAAGATGCTGTAAAAATTCCAGGGCATAAACACCCTCTCCTTTTCTATTATGATTATGAGGAGCAGTGTAGTGCTTGTGGGAGGGATATCATTGTCGCATTTTGTTGTAAGGATTGTAATTTTCATTTATGCGGTTGGTGTGTTCTGCTACCAACAACAGTTAAACACAAATGCGATCATCATATTCTTACACTCACTTATGACAAGATTAATGATTATGTAAAATATCATTATTGTGACATTTGTGAGGAAGAAAGGATCCAAAGCACTGGTTTTACCATTGCAAAACTTGTGACACTTGTGCTCATGTGGATTGCGCATTTGGAAAACATCCATTCATCAAACTCGGGAGCACCTTCAACTATGAAGACCATCCACACCCTGTCACTTTTATCAAGAAGATTCATTACTATCCTGAATGTGATAAATGCGGTAAGCCTTGTGACGATATTTCTATTGAATGTGTAG
- the LOC128286680 gene encoding uncharacterized protein LOC128286680: MTEAEKNIIKVDDEADSAIVGKFDQFYEDYGYYETSDDEDEPYHSRGFKSLNTTECYELHEAGKLLSRAELEDVLVCVSCQWDLIQLAIVGKKKFSILIHL, encoded by the exons ATGACTGAAGCGGAGAAAAATATTATAAAG GTGGATGATGAGGCTGATTCAGCAATCGTTGGGAAATTTGATCAG TTCTATGAAGATTATGGGTACTATGAGACATCTGATGATGAAGATGAACCATACCACTCTAGAGGATTCAAGAGCTTAAACACAACTGAATG TTATGAGCTTCATGAAGCAGGGAAACTGCTATCGAGGGCGGAACTTGAAGATGTTCTGGTTTGTGTTTCATGTCAATGGGACCTTATCCAACTAGCAATAGTGGGAAAAAAAAAGTTTTCCATTTTGATCCATTTGTAA
- the LOC108461457 gene encoding dynamin-related protein 4C-like yields MGSYDEADSGNIVVINDYEDSQLATPPMEQPKVVGAAAAQAPIISSYNDKIRPLLDVIDRLRLLMVMKEGIQLPTIVVVGDQSSGKSSVLESLAGVNLPRSQGICTRVPLIIRLQNHASPRPELYLEYNGKMVPVEEPQIATAINNATDEVAGPGKSISNIPLTLVVRKDGVPDLTMVDLPGITRVPVHGQPDNIYEQIRDIIMQYITPKESIILNVLSATVDFSTCESIRMSQQVDKNGERTLAVITKVDRAPEGLVDKVTADDVNIGLGYVCVRNRIGDESYEEARKEEARLFETNAHLSCIDKSIVGVHVLAQKLVQIQAKAIAKCLPEIVKNISAKLDANVSELEKMPKALTSIADATQAMMRIIQAAKESLKKLLWRGEFDEYPEDNTKHGTARFVEMLNRFSDELHNCEESNLSKDFLTEEIKVLEDVKGIELPNFLPCEAFLRILRRKVERISYLPIKFTEKNWDYVDDVVMSVLTRHSEMYYHLKVAAKGAAHNLVQKLREQSINWVKEIAEMEKLTGYTCNPDYMMEWNKLMNQKDHFINQISGTNMRPLPCSVNLQGFGEIQVEHLRQHSNVSILQQAFDLKMRMVAYWKIFKVRLVDSMALHLQYRVHNLVNNDIDEIVKELMGPEGHGIEKMLVESPAVVAKREKLKNSIKVLKESKDSVAKIMDRIVLYDAYLV; encoded by the coding sequence ATGGGTAGCTATGATGAAGCTGATTCAGGGAACATTGTTGTCATCAATGATTATGAAGATTCTCAACTAGCAACTCCTCCTATGGAACAACCTAAGGTGGTGGGAGCAGCAGCAGCTCAAGCCCCAATTATTTCATCATACAATGACAAAATCCGACCTTTGCTTGATGTCATCGACAGGCTCCGGCTGCTCATGGTGATGAAAGAAGGCATACAGCTCCCCACAATTGTTGTGGTTGGAGACCAGTCATCAGGCAAGTCTAGTGTTCTTGAATCCTTGGCTGGTGTTAACCTTCCTCGTAGCCAGGGCATTTGCACCAGGGTACCTCTCATAATCAGGTTGCAGAACCATGCAAGTCCAAGGCCAGAGCTCTACTTGGAGTACAATGGCAAAATGGTCCCAGTGGAGGAACCCCAGATTGCAACAGCTATAAACAATGCAACTGATGAGGTTGCAGGCCCGGGTAAGAGCATATCTAACATCCCTTTAACTTTGGTGGTGAGAAAAGATGGGGTTCCTGATCTTACCATGGTTGATCTCCCTGGAATTACCAGAGTTCCTGTCCATGGTCAGCCTGACAACATATATGAGCAGATCCGGGACATCATCATGCAGTACATAACACCAAAGGAAAGCATTATCCTTAATGTTCTGTCGGCTACGGTTGATTTTTCAACTTGTGAATCCATTAGGATGTCACAACAAGTGGACAAGAATGGTGAGAGAACTCTTGCTGTGATTACTAAAGTAGATAGGGCCCCTGAAGGGCTTGTTGACAAGGTTACTGCAGATGATGTGAATATAGGACTTGGTTATGTTTGTGTTCGGAATCGGATTGGTGATGAATCCTATGAAGAAGCAAGGAAGGAAGAGGCTAGATTGTTTGAAACTAATGCACATTTGTCATGTATTGATAAATCAATTGTCGGTGTTCATGTTTTGGCTCAAAAGCTTGTCCAAATTCAAGCTAAAGCAATTGCAAAGTGCTTGCCAGAGATTGTTAAAAACATTAGTGCAAAGCTGGATGCAAATGTTTCAGAGCTAGAGAAAATGCCAAAGGCCTTAACTTCTATTGCTGATGCCACTCAAGCTATGATGAGGATCATTCAAGCAGCTAAAGAATCCCTCAAGAAACTTCTTTGGAGAGGGGAATTTGATGAATACCCCGAGGACAACACGAAGCACGGGACTGCTCGGTTTGTCGAAATGCTGAACCGGTTCTCCGATGAGCTTCACAACTGCGAGGAAAGTAATCTGTCAAAAGACTTTCTCACAGAAGAGATCAAGGTTTTGGAAGATGTTAAGGGGATCGAACTACCGAACTTCCTTCCCTGTGAAGCATTCCTTCGTATCTTACGGAGAAAAGTCGAGAGGATATCGTATCTCCCTATCAAATTCACTGAAAAGAATTGGGATTACGTAGACGATGTGGTGATGTCTGTTTTGACGCGCCACTCGGAAATGTATTATCACCTCAAGGTAGCCGCGAAAGGAGCTGCTCACAACCTTGTTCAAAAGCTGCGGGAGCAATCAATCAATTGGGTGAAAGAGATTGCAGAAATGGAGAAGCTAACAGGCTATACATGTAACCCTGATTACATGATGGAGTGGAATAAGCTCATGAACCAAAAAGACCATTTCATAAACCAAATATCTGGAACAAATATGCGGCCGCTGCCTTGCAGTGTGAATCTCCAAGGTTTCGGGGAAATCCAAGTCGAACATCTCAGACAACACTCGAATGTTTCGATCCTGCAACAAGCTTTCGACTTGAAGATGAGAATGGTTGCTTATTGGAAGATATTTAAGGTGAGATTGGTTGATTCCATGGCATTGCATTTACAATACCGTGTTCATAATCTTGTAAACAATGACATTGATGAGATTGTGAAGGAGCTGATGGGACCAGAAGGACATGGGATAGAGAAGATGCTGGTGGAATCTCCTGCCGTTGTTGCAAAGCGTGAGAAGCTTAAAAACAGCATCAAGGTGTTAAAGGAGTCCAAAGATAGTGTGGCCAAGATCATGGACAGGATTGTTCTTTATGATGCTTATTTGGTTTaa